A window of the Serinus canaria isolate serCan28SL12 chromosome 27, serCan2020, whole genome shotgun sequence genome harbors these coding sequences:
- the LOC103821764 gene encoding transcription factor CP2-like protein 1, which yields RGVVTGHTRGGSWLGQRDWGSLWCPPPIVLTANGAPPSPVFTVNTPNWSQLGQTGPSPAPITPPRAYKSGGGAAHLSLSAVTLCSRGVPPAPPTHHALLARPARPLLVQPWGHVPPAQFWGAQVPPKSAGFGETEARPSSHPFRGVFSRRDPPVLPYLKQEEPNGISTSQPQLPAFQYVLCAPTSPAVRHHEETLTYLNQGQSYEIRMMGTARGDPAEGHRMVKSVVRVVFHDRRLQYSEQQQLEGWRWSRPGDRILEIDIPLSVGILEPQIHPTLLNTVEFLWDPSRRTSVFVQVHCISTEFTLRKNGGEKGVPFRIQIDTFGAGGKGDPPEHLHSASCLVKVFKPKGADRKQKTDREKVEKQPAAEREKFQPAYESTVLAECPPWPDVLGAPHSPPGTPGLPSPHPFKLLSPERVCVSPACAAEGPAESPGEALSPCASPLETQQWLLRRRFSACARVFANFSGADLLKLSRRDLIQICGAPDGIRLCHALAGRCPRPRLTLYVAREPGGAESAEDAGSGLYQELHLEQLTVSELTGKLAELLGLPPGQILRLSRQGPAGIHVLVSDAMIRNLQDETSFVVAIGKGTAVAAGGRGRPGGHRWPRLSRVPSPQPPAPRASSCCCGRSRPLARDGERSPGLAQPPEPARGDGTRPVPPVLLRVCIKGPRERPRARPRPCGTRGGLGCPGWIWGAGTVARPQQGTPGSGRSGRGCSNTGSCPEPPRAEAAERDRDVLGREFLGQRTALG from the exons AGGGGGGTGGTGACAGGACACACAAGGGGGGGTTCTTGGCTGGGACAAAGGGACTGGGGGAGCCTCTGGTGTCCCCCCCCAATTGTATTGACAGCAAACGGtgcccctccctccccagtgtTTACTGTCAACACCCCAAACTGGTCCCAACTGGGCCAAACTGggcccagccccgctcccaTCACCCCTCCCCGTGCCTATAAAAGTGGGGGTGGGGCCGCCCAcctgtccctctctgctgtcACCCTCTGCTCGCGGGGTgtcccccctgctccccccaccCACCATGCTCTTCTGGCACGGCCAGCCCGACCACTACTggtccagccctggggacatgtACCCCCTGCCCAGTTCTGGGGTGCTCAGGTACCCCCCAAATCCGCTGGGTtcggggaaactgaggcacggccGAGCTCCCACCCTTTCCGGGGGGTGTTTTCCCGCAGGGACCCCCCGGTCCTGCCCTACCTGAAGCAGGAGGAGCCCAACGGCATCTCCACATCGCAGCCGCAGCTCCCGGCCTTCCAGTACGTCCTGTGTGCCCCGACCTCCCCGGCCGTGCGGCACCACGAGGAGACCCTCACCTACCTCAACCAGG ggcagtcGTACGAGATCCGCATGATGGGAACGGCCCGGGGGGACCCGGCCGAGGGCCACAGGATGGTCAAG AGCGTGGTCCGGGTGGTTTTCCACGACCGGCGCCTCCAGTACtcggagcagcagcagctcgaGGGCTGGCGCTGGAGCCGCCCGGGCGACCGGATCCTGGAAATCG ACATCCCGCTCTCCGTCGGGATCCTGgaaccccaaatccaccccaCGCTGCTCAACACGGTGGAATTCCTCTGGGACCCCTCCCGACGCACATCCGTGTTCGTGCAG gtTCACTGCATCAGCACCGAGTTCACGCTGCGGAAGAACGGGGGGGAGAAGGGGGTTCCCTTCCGCATCCAGATCGACACCTTCGGGGCGGGGGGCAAGGGGGACCCCCCCGAGCACCTGCACTCCGCCAGCTGCCTGGTCAAGGTGTTCAAG CCCAAGGGGGCCGATAGGAAGCAGAAGACGGACCGGGAGAAGGTGGAGAAGCAGCCGGCGGCGGAGCGGGAGAAATTCCAGCCGGCCTACGAGAGCACCGTGCTGGCCGAG TGCCCCCCGTGGCCGGACGTGCTGGGtgccccccacagccccccgGGCACCCCGGGGCTGCCGTCCCCGCACCCCTTCAAGCTGCTGAGCCCCGAGAG GGTGTGCGTGTCACCCGCCTGCGCTGCCGAGGGCCCCGCGGAGAGTCCTGGCGAG GCGCTGAGCCCCTGCGCATCCCCCCTGGAGAcgcagcagtggctgctccgCCGCCGCTTCTCCGCCTGCGCCCGCGTCTTCGCCAACTTCAGCG GCGCGGATCTCCTGAAGCTCTCCCGCCGGGACCTGATCCAGATCTGCGGAGCCCCCGACGGGATCCGCCTCTGCCACGCCCTGGCGGGCAG GTGCCCGCGGCCCCGGCTGACCCTGTACGTGGCGCGGGAGCCCGGCGGGGCTGAGAGTGCGGAGGATGCGGGATCAG ggctgtaccaggagctgcacctggagcagctgacGGTGTCCGAGCTCACCGGGAAGTTGgcggagctgctggggctgcccccgGGGCAGATCCTGCGGCTCTCCCGGCAGGGACCCGCCGGCATCCACGTCCTCGTCAGCGACGCG ATGATCAGGAACCTCCAGGACGAGACGAGTTTCGTGGTGGCGATCGGCAAAGGTACCGCGGTggccgcgggcgggcggggccggccAGGGGGACATCGGTGGCCCCGGCTGAGCCGCGTCCcctccccgcagcccccggccccgagggcttccagctgctgctgcggTAGGAGCCGGCCCCTGGCAAGGGACGGAGAGAGGAGCCCGGGGCTGGCGCAGCCCCCCGAGCCCGCCCGAGGGGACGGGACCCGTCCTGTCCCCCCCGTCCTTCTCCGTGTTTGCATTAAAGGACCGCGGGAGCGGCCCCGAGCACGGCCTCGTCCCTGCGGCACCCGCGGGGGtttggggtgcccagggtggATTTGGGGTGCGGGGACAGTCGCTCGTCCCCAGCAGGGGACACCCGGCTCAGGCCGGTCGGGACGGGGCTGTTCAAACACCGGATCCTGCCCGGAGCCCCCTCGGGCAGAGGCGGCGGAGCGGGACCGGGACGTCCTTGGGAGAGAATTCCTGGGGCAAAGAACGGCTTTGGGATAA